Proteins encoded by one window of Anomalospiza imberbis isolate Cuckoo-Finch-1a 21T00152 chromosome 20, ASM3175350v1, whole genome shotgun sequence:
- the KCTD7 gene encoding BTB/POZ domain-containing protein KCTD7 isoform X1, giving the protein MFQRQRSTATASYPAELLPRARGMVVVTGQNKVSATPDDAMSSSDAEDDFQEPATPTATQAGQALPLLPQQFPEVVPLNVGGMFFTTRLSTLRRYEDTMLAAMFSGRHYIPTDAEGRYFIDRDGTYFGDILNFLRSGDLPPQERVRSVYKEAQYYSIGPLLDNLEDIQPLKGEKVRQAFLGLMPYYKDHLERIIEIAKLRAMQRKARFAKLKVCVFKEEMPITPYECPHFNSLRFERSESETKLFEHHCEVDVSFGPWEAVADVYDLLHCIVTDLSARGITVDHQCIGVCDKHLINHYYCKRPIYEFKITWW; this is encoded by the exons CACTGCCACGGCCTCCtacccagcagagctgctccccagaGCCAGAGGGATGGTGGTAGTCACGGGGCAGAACAAAGTGAGTGCCACCCCGGATGATGCCATGTCGAGCTCGGATGCAGAGGATGATTTCCAAGAGCCGGCCACTCCCACCGCCACCCAGGCAGGACAAGCGCTACCTCTGCTGCCTCAGCAG TTCCCAGAAGTTGTCCCACTGAACGTGGGGGGGATGTTTTTCACCACCAGACTGTCCACGCTGCGCAGGTACGAGGACACCATGCTGGCAGCCATGTTCAGTGGCAGGCACTACATCCCCACGGACGCTGAGGGCAGGTACTTCATCGACAGGGATGGCACCTACTTCGG AGACATACTAAACTTCCTACGATCTGGTGACCTGCCCCCCCAAGAGCGAGTGAGGTCAGTGTACAAGGAAGCTCAGTATTATTCCATAGGACCCTTGCTAGACAATCTAGAGGATATCCAGCCtcttaaaggagaaaaagttaGACAAGCTTTCCTGGGCCTAATGCCATATTACAAAG accACCTGGAGCGGATAATCGAGATCGCCAAGCTGCGAGCCATGCAGAGGAAGGCCAGGTTTGCCAAGCTGAAGGTGTGCGTGTTCAAGGAGGAGATGCCCATCACTCCCTACGAGTGCCCCCACTTCAACTCGCTGCGCTTCGAGCGCAGCGAGAGCGAGACCAAGCTCTTTGAGCACCACTGCGAGGTGGACGTGTCCTTCGGGCCCTGGGAGGCCGTGGCTGATGTCTACGACCTCCTGCACTGCATCGTCACCGACCTGTCCGCCCGCGGCATCACCGTGGACCACCAGTGCATCGGCGTGTGCGACAAGCACCTCATCAACCACTACTACTGCAAGCGCCCCATCTACGAGTTCAAGATCACCTGGTGGTGA
- the KCTD7 gene encoding BTB/POZ domain-containing protein KCTD7 isoform X2, which yields MVVVTGQNKVSATPDDAMSSSDAEDDFQEPATPTATQAGQALPLLPQQFPEVVPLNVGGMFFTTRLSTLRRYEDTMLAAMFSGRHYIPTDAEGRYFIDRDGTYFGDILNFLRSGDLPPQERVRSVYKEAQYYSIGPLLDNLEDIQPLKGEKVRQAFLGLMPYYKDHLERIIEIAKLRAMQRKARFAKLKVCVFKEEMPITPYECPHFNSLRFERSESETKLFEHHCEVDVSFGPWEAVADVYDLLHCIVTDLSARGITVDHQCIGVCDKHLINHYYCKRPIYEFKITWW from the exons ATGGTGGTAGTCACGGGGCAGAACAAAGTGAGTGCCACCCCGGATGATGCCATGTCGAGCTCGGATGCAGAGGATGATTTCCAAGAGCCGGCCACTCCCACCGCCACCCAGGCAGGACAAGCGCTACCTCTGCTGCCTCAGCAG TTCCCAGAAGTTGTCCCACTGAACGTGGGGGGGATGTTTTTCACCACCAGACTGTCCACGCTGCGCAGGTACGAGGACACCATGCTGGCAGCCATGTTCAGTGGCAGGCACTACATCCCCACGGACGCTGAGGGCAGGTACTTCATCGACAGGGATGGCACCTACTTCGG AGACATACTAAACTTCCTACGATCTGGTGACCTGCCCCCCCAAGAGCGAGTGAGGTCAGTGTACAAGGAAGCTCAGTATTATTCCATAGGACCCTTGCTAGACAATCTAGAGGATATCCAGCCtcttaaaggagaaaaagttaGACAAGCTTTCCTGGGCCTAATGCCATATTACAAAG accACCTGGAGCGGATAATCGAGATCGCCAAGCTGCGAGCCATGCAGAGGAAGGCCAGGTTTGCCAAGCTGAAGGTGTGCGTGTTCAAGGAGGAGATGCCCATCACTCCCTACGAGTGCCCCCACTTCAACTCGCTGCGCTTCGAGCGCAGCGAGAGCGAGACCAAGCTCTTTGAGCACCACTGCGAGGTGGACGTGTCCTTCGGGCCCTGGGAGGCCGTGGCTGATGTCTACGACCTCCTGCACTGCATCGTCACCGACCTGTCCGCCCGCGGCATCACCGTGGACCACCAGTGCATCGGCGTGTGCGACAAGCACCTCATCAACCACTACTACTGCAAGCGCCCCATCTACGAGTTCAAGATCACCTGGTGGTGA